A single region of the Pseudomonas sp. B21-023 genome encodes:
- the murA gene encoding UDP-N-acetylglucosamine 1-carboxyvinyltransferase, with amino-acid sequence MDKLIITGGARLDGEIRISGAKNSALPILSATLLCDGPVTVGNLPHLHDITTMIELFGRMGIEPVIDEKLSVEIDPRTIKTLVAPYELVKTMRASILVLGPMVARFGEAEVALPGGCAIGSRPVDLHIRGLEAMGAKIDVEGGYIKAKAPEGGLRGAHFFFDTVSVTGTENIMMAAALAKGRSVLQNAAREPEVVDLANFLIAMGAKIQGAGTDTITIDGVERLHSANYRVMPDRIETGTYLVAAAVTGGRVKVKDTDPTILEAVLEKLKEAGADITTGEDWIELDMHGKRPKAVNLRTAPYPAFPTDMQAQFISLNAIAEGTGAVIETIFENRFMHVYEMHRMGAQIQVEGNTAIVTGVKALKGAPVMATDLRASASLVLSALVAEGDTLIDRIYHIDRGYECIEEKLQMLGAKIRRVPG; translated from the coding sequence ATGGACAAACTGATTATCACTGGTGGCGCGCGTCTCGATGGCGAGATCCGCATTTCCGGCGCAAAGAACTCCGCCCTGCCGATCCTTTCGGCCACCCTGCTGTGCGATGGCCCGGTCACGGTCGGCAACCTGCCGCACCTGCACGACATCACCACCATGATCGAGCTGTTCGGCCGCATGGGCATCGAGCCTGTGATCGACGAAAAGCTCTCGGTGGAGATCGACCCGCGCACCATCAAGACCCTGGTCGCTCCCTACGAGCTGGTCAAGACCATGCGCGCCTCGATCCTGGTGCTCGGCCCCATGGTAGCCCGCTTCGGTGAAGCCGAAGTGGCCCTGCCGGGTGGCTGCGCCATCGGTTCGCGTCCGGTCGACCTGCACATCCGCGGCCTCGAGGCCATGGGCGCGAAGATCGACGTCGAGGGTGGCTACATCAAGGCCAAGGCCCCCGAAGGCGGCCTGCGTGGCGCGCACTTCTTCTTCGACACTGTCAGCGTCACCGGCACCGAGAACATCATGATGGCCGCTGCCCTGGCCAAGGGCCGCAGCGTGCTGCAGAACGCCGCCCGTGAGCCGGAGGTGGTCGACCTGGCCAACTTCCTGATCGCCATGGGTGCGAAGATCCAGGGCGCCGGTACCGACACCATCACCATCGATGGCGTCGAGCGCCTGCACTCGGCCAACTACCGCGTCATGCCCGACCGTATCGAGACCGGCACCTACCTGGTCGCCGCTGCCGTTACCGGTGGCCGCGTCAAGGTCAAGGATACCGATCCGACCATCCTCGAAGCCGTCCTCGAGAAGCTCAAGGAAGCCGGCGCCGACATCACCACTGGCGAAGACTGGATCGAGCTGGACATGCACGGCAAGCGGCCGAAGGCCGTTAACCTGCGTACGGCTCCGTACCCGGCGTTCCCGACCGACATGCAGGCGCAGTTCATTTCGCTCAACGCCATCGCGGAAGGCACTGGCGCGGTGATCGAGACCATCTTCGAAAACCGCTTCATGCACGTGTATGAAATGCACCGCATGGGCGCGCAGATCCAGGTCGAGGGCAACACCGCCATCGTCACTGGCGTCAAGGCGCTCAAAGGTGCGCCGGTGATGGCCACCGACCTGCGCGCTTCCGCCAGCCTGGTGCTGTCGGCGCTGGTCGCCGAAGGCGACACCCTGATCGATCGCATCTACCACATCGACCGTGGCTACGAGTGCATCGAGGAGAAACTGCAGATGCTGGGCGCGAAGATCCGTCGCGTACCGGGCTAG
- a CDS encoding lipid asymmetry maintenance protein MlaB, whose protein sequence is MSDAAVSMAAPGVLALAGVLDYRSGPALRKQGKALIAASGEARLVFDCTAVVKSSSVGLSLLLGFMRDAQAAGKTWELRGIPENMQEIAGVYDLDEVLAG, encoded by the coding sequence ATGAGCGACGCCGCCGTGAGCATGGCCGCGCCGGGCGTTCTCGCCCTGGCCGGCGTGCTGGATTACCGCAGCGGCCCGGCCCTGCGCAAACAGGGCAAGGCGTTGATCGCCGCCAGTGGCGAGGCGCGCCTGGTGTTCGATTGCACTGCGGTGGTCAAATCGAGCAGCGTTGGCCTGTCGTTGCTGCTGGGGTTCATGCGCGATGCCCAGGCAGCCGGAAAAACCTGGGAGTTGCGCGGTATCCCCGAGAACATGCAGGAAATTGCCGGGGTCTATGACCTCGATGAGGTATTGGCGGGCTGA
- the mlaE gene encoding lipid asymmetry maintenance ABC transporter permease subunit MlaE yields MRRKSLLERIRLFGRSAIDVLAVLGRSCLFLGHSLGGRSGIGGGFQLLVKQLYSVGVLSLAIIVVSGVFIGMVLALQGYSILNKYGSEQAVGQMVALTLLRELGPVVTALLFAGRAGSALTAEIGNMKSTEQLSSLEMIGVDPLKYIVAPRLWAGFISLPLLALIFSVVGIWGGSWVAVDWLGVYEGSFWGNMQNSVSFSDDVLNGLIKSLVFAFVVTWIAVFQGYDCEPTSEGISRATTKTVVYASLAVLGLDFILTALMFGDF; encoded by the coding sequence ATGCGCAGAAAATCCTTACTCGAACGTATCCGTCTGTTCGGCCGTTCGGCCATCGATGTGCTGGCCGTACTGGGACGCTCGTGCCTGTTCCTCGGCCATTCGCTGGGCGGGCGCAGTGGTATCGGCGGCGGTTTCCAGCTGCTGGTCAAGCAACTGTATTCGGTGGGCGTGCTGTCGCTGGCGATCATCGTCGTGTCCGGCGTGTTCATCGGCATGGTCCTGGCGCTGCAGGGCTACAGCATTCTCAACAAGTATGGCTCGGAACAGGCGGTCGGGCAGATGGTCGCCCTGACCCTGCTGCGCGAGCTCGGGCCGGTGGTCACCGCTTTGCTGTTCGCTGGCCGCGCGGGTTCTGCGCTGACCGCCGAAATCGGCAACATGAAATCCACCGAGCAACTGTCGAGCCTGGAAATGATCGGCGTCGACCCGCTCAAGTACATCGTGGCGCCACGCCTGTGGGCCGGCTTCATTTCGCTGCCGCTGCTGGCGCTGATCTTCAGCGTGGTGGGCATCTGGGGCGGCTCGTGGGTCGCCGTGGACTGGCTGGGCGTCTACGAAGGCTCGTTCTGGGGCAACATGCAGAACAGTGTCTCTTTCAGCGACGACGTGCTCAACGGGCTGATCAAGAGCCTGGTGTTCGCCTTCGTCGTTACCTGGATCGCCGTATTCCAGGGGTACGACTGTGAGCCCACTTCAGAAGGGATCAGCCGTGCCACCACCAAGACCGTGGTCTATGCCTCGTTGGCAGTCCTGGGTCTGGACTTTATTCTGACCGCCTTGATGTTTGGAGATTTCTGA
- the mlaD gene encoding outer membrane lipid asymmetry maintenance protein MlaD — MQNRTLEIGVGLFLLAGILALLLLALRVSGLSASPSSDTYKVYAYFDNIAGLTVRAKVTMAGVTIGKVTAIDLDRDSYTGRVTLQLDKHVDNLPTDSTASILTAGLLGEKYIGISVGGEDVVLKDGSTIHDTQSALVLEDLIGKFLLNSVGKEPKEAQPAN, encoded by the coding sequence ATGCAAAACCGCACCCTGGAAATCGGTGTCGGCCTGTTCCTCCTGGCCGGGATCCTGGCGCTGCTGCTGCTGGCCCTGCGTGTCAGCGGGCTGTCGGCCAGCCCGAGCAGCGACACATATAAAGTTTATGCGTACTTCGACAATATCGCCGGTTTGACGGTCAGAGCTAAAGTGACCATGGCTGGTGTGACCATCGGCAAGGTCACGGCCATCGATCTGGACCGCGACTCGTATACCGGTCGGGTGACGCTGCAGCTGGACAAGCATGTCGACAACCTGCCGACCGACTCCACTGCCTCGATCCTGACCGCCGGCCTGCTGGGCGAGAAGTACATCGGCATCAGCGTGGGCGGCGAGGACGTGGTTCTCAAGGATGGCAGCACCATCCACGACACGCAGTCGGCGCTGGTGCTGGAAGATCTGATCGGCAAGTTCCTGCTCAACTCGGTGGGCAAGGAACCGAAAGAAGCTCAACCGGCTAATTAA
- a CDS encoding BolA family protein, translated as MQAVEVKSFLEEKLPGTQVEVEGEGCNFQLNVISDELAGQSPVKRQQAIYAHLNPWIANGSIHAVTMKFFSSAAWAERT; from the coding sequence ATGCAGGCCGTAGAAGTTAAAAGCTTTCTGGAAGAGAAATTGCCGGGAACCCAGGTCGAAGTTGAAGGCGAAGGCTGCAACTTCCAGTTGAACGTGATCAGCGACGAGCTGGCCGGCCAAAGCCCGGTCAAGCGTCAGCAGGCGATCTATGCTCACCTCAATCCGTGGATCGCCAACGGCAGCATTCACGCGGTAACCATGAAATTCTTCAGCAGCGCAGCCTGGGCTGAGCGCACCTGA
- a CDS encoding ATP-binding cassette domain-containing protein — translation MSVDSAYAVELKGVTFKRGSRSIFSNVDIRIPRGKVTGIMGPSGCGKTTLLRLMGAQLRPAGGEVWVNGQNLPALSRGDLFDARKQMGVLFQSGALFTDLDVFENVAFPLRVHTQLSDEMIRDIVLMKLQAVGLRGAIDLMPDELSGGMKRRVALARAIALDPQILMYDEPFVGQDPIAMGVLVRLIRLLNDALGITSIVVSHDLAETASIADYIYVVGDGQVLGQGTPDELMGSDNPRIRQFMKGDPDGPVPFHFPAPDYRADLLGTR, via the coding sequence ATGAGTGTGGATAGCGCCTACGCGGTCGAGTTGAAGGGCGTCACCTTCAAGCGCGGTTCGCGCAGCATTTTCAGCAACGTGGACATACGCATTCCCCGCGGCAAGGTCACCGGCATCATGGGGCCTTCGGGGTGCGGCAAGACCACCTTGCTGCGCCTGATGGGCGCGCAGTTGCGCCCGGCCGGCGGCGAAGTCTGGGTCAATGGGCAGAACCTGCCGGCGCTGTCGCGGGGCGACCTGTTCGATGCGCGCAAGCAGATGGGCGTGCTGTTCCAGAGCGGTGCGCTGTTCACCGACCTGGATGTGTTCGAGAACGTGGCCTTCCCGCTGCGGGTGCATACGCAGCTGTCGGACGAGATGATCCGCGACATCGTGCTGATGAAGCTGCAGGCCGTGGGTCTGCGCGGCGCCATCGACCTGATGCCCGACGAACTGTCTGGCGGCATGAAGCGCCGTGTGGCATTGGCCCGTGCGATTGCCCTGGACCCGCAGATCCTCATGTACGACGAGCCGTTCGTCGGTCAGGACCCGATCGCGATGGGCGTGCTGGTGCGCCTGATCCGCCTGCTCAACGATGCCCTGGGTATCACCAGCATCGTGGTGTCCCATGACCTTGCGGAAACCGCGAGCATTGCCGACTACATCTATGTGGTCGGCGATGGCCAGGTGCTGGGGCAGGGCACGCCGGACGAACTGATGGGCTCGGACAACCCGCGCATCCGCCAGTTCATGAAAGGCGACCCTGATGGCCCGGTACCCTTCCACTTCCCTGCGCCTGACTACCGCGCCGATTTGCTGGGGACGCGTTGA
- a CDS encoding phospholipid-binding protein MlaC: protein MISILRRGLLVLLAIFPLLALAAPGQSARDVIQGTTTQLLSDLKSNKEQYKADPNAFYNALNANLGPVVDADGISKSIMTVKYSRKASPEQMQRFQENFKRSLMQFYGNALLEYNNQGITVDPAKAEGDDRTSVGMKITGTNGAVYPVQYTMVKLDGEWKVRNVIVNGINIGKLFRDQFQDAMQRNGNNLDKTIDGWAGEVAKAKETADSSPDKEVK, encoded by the coding sequence ATGATTTCGATCCTGCGACGTGGCCTGCTGGTCCTGCTGGCGATCTTTCCCCTGCTGGCCCTGGCGGCGCCGGGGCAGTCTGCCCGTGATGTGATCCAGGGCACCACCACCCAGTTGCTCAGCGACCTGAAGAGCAACAAGGAGCAGTACAAGGCCGACCCCAATGCGTTCTACAACGCGCTCAACGCCAACCTTGGCCCGGTGGTCGATGCCGACGGCATCTCCAAGAGCATCATGACGGTCAAGTATTCGCGCAAGGCCTCGCCCGAGCAGATGCAGCGCTTCCAGGAGAACTTCAAGCGCAGCCTGATGCAGTTCTATGGCAACGCCTTGCTGGAGTACAACAACCAGGGCATCACCGTCGACCCGGCCAAGGCCGAGGGTGACGATCGCACCAGCGTCGGCATGAAGATCACCGGCACCAACGGCGCGGTCTATCCGGTGCAGTACACCATGGTCAAGCTGGACGGCGAGTGGAAGGTGCGTAACGTCATCGTCAACGGCATCAACATCGGCAAGCTGTTCCGCGACCAGTTCCAGGATGCCATGCAGCGTAACGGCAACAACCTGGACAAGACCATCGACGGTTGGGCCGGTGAAGTGGCCAAGGCCAAGGAAACAGCCGACAGCTCGCCGGATAAGGAAGTCAAATGA
- a CDS encoding KpsF/GutQ family sugar-phosphate isomerase: MTQSSELIQSAQRTLRLELEAVEALLARIDGDFVKACELILASKGRVVVVGMGKSGHIGNKIAATLASTGTPAFFVHPAEASHGDMGMITRDDVILALSNSGSTAEIITLLPLIKRLGIQMISLTGKPDSPLAQAAEVNLDASVAQEACPLNLAPTSSTTAALALGDALAIALLEARGFTAEDFAFSHPGGALGRRLLLKVENVMHAGEELPVVKSGTLLKDALLEMSRKGLGMTVVLGNDGKLAGVFTDGDLRRSLDRNIDVHKTLIDEVMTVHGKTARAEMLAAEALKIMEDHKISALVVVDQDDRPTGALNMHDLLRAGVM, from the coding sequence ATGACCCAATCCAGCGAGCTGATCCAATCCGCCCAGCGCACCCTGCGCCTCGAACTCGAGGCCGTGGAGGCCCTGCTGGCCCGCATCGACGGGGACTTCGTCAAGGCCTGCGAACTGATCCTGGCCAGCAAGGGGCGGGTCGTGGTGGTAGGCATGGGCAAGTCGGGGCACATCGGCAACAAGATCGCCGCCACCCTGGCCAGCACCGGCACCCCGGCGTTCTTCGTGCACCCGGCCGAGGCCAGCCATGGCGACATGGGCATGATCACCCGTGACGATGTCATTCTTGCCCTGTCCAACTCCGGCAGCACCGCCGAGATCATCACCCTGCTGCCCTTGATCAAGCGCCTGGGCATCCAGATGATCAGCCTCACCGGCAAACCGGACTCGCCCCTGGCCCAGGCCGCCGAGGTCAACCTCGACGCCAGCGTCGCCCAGGAAGCCTGCCCGCTCAACCTTGCGCCGACCTCCTCCACCACCGCGGCGCTGGCGCTGGGCGACGCCCTGGCCATCGCCCTGCTGGAGGCTCGCGGCTTCACCGCCGAAGACTTTGCCTTCTCCCACCCGGGCGGCGCGCTGGGCCGTCGCCTGCTGCTGAAGGTCGAGAACGTCATGCATGCCGGCGAAGAGCTGCCCGTGGTAAAGAGCGGCACCCTGCTCAAGGACGCGCTGCTTGAAATGTCTCGCAAAGGTTTGGGCATGACCGTGGTGCTGGGTAACGACGGCAAGCTGGCCGGCGTCTTCACCGACGGTGACCTGCGCCGCAGCCTGGACCGCAACATCGACGTGCACAAGACGCTCATCGACGAAGTCATGACCGTGCACGGCAAGACCGCCCGCGCCGAGATGCTCGCCGCCGAGGCACTGAAGATCATGGAAGACCACAAGATCAGCGCGCTGGTGGTTGTCGATCAGGACGACCGCCCGACCGGCGCCCTGAACATGCACGACCTGCTGCGCGCCGGAGTAATGTAA